The Hippoglossus hippoglossus isolate fHipHip1 chromosome 10, fHipHip1.pri, whole genome shotgun sequence DNA segment CGTGGCATTGGCTTGGTGACGCATCAAGATGGTGTGGCGAACATCTCTGAGGACATGCCCATCGGGACCGCGGTGGCGTTGGTCCAGGTGTCCGACCGTGACGAGGGGGAAAATGCTGTGGTTACTTCTGTAGTTGCCGGTGACGTCCCATTCCAGCTCCAACCTGCAAGTGAGTCAGCCAACGATCGGAAGAGGAAGTATTTCCTGCAGACAACTACCCCGCTGGATTATGAGCGTGTAAAGGAATACAGAATTGAAATTGTCGCTGTGGATTCTGGGAACCCAGCCCTGTCCAGCACCAACTCCCTCAAAGTCCAGGTCACTGACGTGAACGACAACGCGCCAAACTTTTCCCCTGCGATGCTCGAGGTGGACTTTGCGGAGGGAAATCAGCCGGGTGATAAAGTTCTGGATGTCGTGGCAACGGATGCAGACAGTGGCACCAACGCAGAACTGGCCTATAGCATCATCGAGCACTCGGCCACCAGGCTCTTTGAGATTGACTCCAACACAGGGGAGCTGCGTGTGAAGAACCTGTTGGATCGGGAGGATACGGAGCGCTACGAGTTCCGCGTGGCAGCCGCAGACAAGGGGGTTCCAAGCAAAACTGGCACTGCTACAGTGGTGGTGAATGTCCTGGACCGCAACGACAATGACCCCAAATTTATGCTGAGCGGCTACAGCTTCTCTGTCATTGAGAACATGGCTCCGCTCAACCCCGTTGGCGTGGTGACCGTCACTGATGCTGATAAAGGTGAAAACGCCAGAGTAAGGCTGTTTGTGGAACCGGACAATGGGAAGTTTGTCATCCAGAATGGCACCGGAACCATCCTGTCCAGCATCTCCTTTGACCGTGAGAAGGAGAGCACCTACACCTTCCGTCTGAGAGCCGTGGATTCAGGTGACCCTCCTCGATCTTCTTACGTAGGTGTGACCATCAATGTCCTGGATGAGAACGATAACGCCCCCTATGTCACCAAACCGGCCAACTCCTCCTACACTTACTTGACACCTGTCACTCAGCCAGAGACCCGTGTGGAGGTGGTAGAGGCTGAGGATATTGACTCTGGACCCAATGCTGAGCTGGTCTACACCATCACAGGCGGCAACCCGTTTGACCTGTTCGACATCTCGCCCAGCAGCGGGGAGATCACACTGGCGCAGGAATTCACTGGAAAGCACAATGGACTGCACCGACTTGTCGTACGGGTCAGTGACAAAGGCAAACCTCCACGCCACACCACTGCCCTGGTCCACGTGTTTGTCAACGACACCAAGTCCAATGTTTCTGTCATCGAGGCGCTGGTCGGACACAGCCTCTACACCCCTCTGGACAGGGACATCGCTGGGGATCCCAACTACGCCCTTGCTCAGCGCAGCAACATCTTGTATGGCAGCCTGGCAGGTATCGCTGGTGTGATCATGGTCATTGTAGCCGTGGTGGTTATTAGACACCGGCTGCAGAAGGACACCAAGAGCGGCTATCAGGCCGGCAAGAAGGAGAGCAAGGACCTGTACGCTCCAAAGCAGGGACCCAAAAATGGCAAAGGGAAAAAGAGCAAAAAGGGTAAAGCTCCAAAACCTGCCAAGCCcctggaggaggatgaggaggccAGCCTGCAGAAAGCCCTCAAGTTCAATCTCATTAACGAAAGTGTCAACGACAGTCCCAGAATCCACCTGCCCCTGAACTACCCACCAGGAAGCCCCGATCTGGGGCGACACTATCGCTCCAattcccccctcccctccatccaaCTGCAGCCACAGTCGCCTTCCGCCTCCAAGAAGCACCAGGCGGTTCAGGACCTCCCTGCCACCAACACCTTTGTGGGAACAGGGGACAACAACTCCACAGGCTCCGACCAATATTCGGATTACAGCTACAAGGCCAACCCGCCCAAATACAGCAGCAAACAGGTAGGAGACTACGCCAACAGTTCAATGTACAACAGGGACATCTATTGGACCAACCGGGTGTGGTAGTCATGCTGGGACTTATTTGGCACTGCCAATATTCTTCCACCAAAGTTGCACTGATTCCCCTGCACAGCACCCACCTCCAAACTGTCATTTcccctttttattattttggttttgtttttgttcaccatttcttttctgttcaGATTTTGGTTTTCACCACAGTATTCACACCATGAAGAATAGACCGAATATGGGCTTAACAATATTTATCAGCTGCTATTTGAGTGGAATTTGGAAACCAGAGCCTCCTACGTGAACTGATCCAGAACACGAGGGTGATGTctaatgtgtttaaatgaagACTTCCTGGTTTATTACATCACATgatgttatattttctttgtaaagataaagagataaaaagataaactgCTGATATGGTGAATCCCATATACGGGTCTATCCTTAGCTTCCATATGTTcatcctttgttttatttgtctttgctttcacctgttcatgttttatttgtgttcacCTTTTCACGGTGGGTTAAATGAAGTAGCTTCCgagtttctcctttttttatgAGTCACAAATGTTTTGAATCTGGAGTTTCTCTGTACAGCCGTTGAAAGGTTCACACTGACAACCTCATTAagtctgaatgtgtttttcttttccgtttttttttttttttttcttcccggAGAGCTGGCTCAAAGTCTAAAGCCTCTTTATGGCCTGATCAGCTCGTTGAAGTGTGACAAAGAGCGACTGGGAATtcctgagttttttttttttgtacccGTTTTATTGTTTCTTGGCTTTGTTTGCCCAGGAACTCGACCGGCTGAGCGGCACTTTAGAGTGTTTCCATCCAGTTCAGAACAATTTAAGGTAATTTCAGCTCAGCCAGGGAGCCAAGTGGcgaagagagaaataaagaaagggAATGAGaaggtgtaaaaaaaacactatgaaGGAAAAGGTACACTAAGACTAAACACAACCATTTCTTaacctctgctcctcctgtcaGTTCGGCTGAAATACGACTTCATTTTGCCGTGTTCCCAATCACCGGGGCTGAAAAGTCAATTGTTTGCACAGATTAATGGCAGGTAATTTTCCAGGCGCCTGCCTTTTTACCCAGAGTGCCTTGTTCTATTCTATTTAATGTacaaaaagggggggggggggtgttggagATGGGGGCCATTAACTGCGTGATCGTGACAAGCTTTCACGCCACGTCGGCTCTTTTCTGTGGCTGCACGTTGATGGACTCGAGGCTGTGAAATGAAACTGTCATGTGCACTGTGAAATCCATGGAGACAATCACGTTATGGTTTGATAGCCATGTTGGATCTGTACATATATGTGATGTCAAagactttattttgtttgtgcttttttcatCTGCTGTTTATGTTGCAAcattattgtgtgttgtgtgtgtgtgcttattaACAAGGACATTTCATTGTTCTCCTGCATATTTAAAACCTGCATTCATGTGAATACCTGAACcaaagactcacacacacacacacacacacacctgcgtATTCATTCCCATCATTATCATACAGTTCACATGAAGCTGCCGTTCCGGCTGTGCTTCCCTGTTCGGTTGGTTCTGCAGAGTTCCTGCTGGTGTTAGCAGCTTGCTAACGGCCCTGCTGGGTTAATGTTCAGCCTTTAACACTTAAACCCGCAGGCGTCACACTTCACTCGAGTCGGATTTAAAAGCCCCTTGGCCTCATATCAACTCTGCTCCATCACGCACATGCTTATCCATGTTCTCCCCTCTCCGGGGGAGGTAATTgtacagtgttttgttttctgtttgttttatacaGCTTAAAGCAGAATTTATTTCAATAAACATGTTGCTTAAATGTTAAAGTGGCGCTCTGTGCTTTCACTgggtggtggaggtgggtggTGGTAACAGTGGCATAGTCacagtgtttcattttcatttccatcCCTCACGCGTGGAGAGAAAATGTACGTGGTGCACGTTTACTGCATGAATATGTTTagttgcttttatttcatcaagatctttTTCTGCAAATGAGACCAGTCACAAAAAGACAGTCAACAAATCAAAGACgacacaatcacaacacaggAGACTGAGAAACAAGGAATCGTGGAAAACGCTCAAAAGAATCATgagataataaagtttataatttatttaagaCTCAGTAGTTTGAGGGCAGATtgtaattcatttcatttgatcgTTTCACGGTAAGTAAAACCAGTTCTCGAGCACAGAGGACGATCACACTGGATCGTGTTGTATTGACTGAAATGAGGAGACGTGAGGACGacagttttaaatgtgtaaatgctgttgggggggggggggcgggggcgtGACGATACAGAACAGCTTCATGGTCAAAGACACGAAAGTGGACTCAAGTTTTACAACCAAAGGAAccagtttaaaagaaaactaaaacaatcaagacacaaaacataaaaatatagatatttaaaAGGAAAGTTACAAAGATATTGATTCcgcaataaataaaataaaatagaggTCTACTCTTTTAACACACCCTGATTAAAGCTTGtgaaaaaagacatttgttgCAGCAGAGTTCACAGAACCGTGTTTTCAGTCTTAGAACTCGTCTGCGATTAAAAGGTGATAATTGAAAGTCATTAAAGTCGGACTGAAGACAAGCGGAGCCTGAGGCATAAAGAACAGTATCATcagcaaagaaacaaacactgacgtATCGATTATGTCATTTatgtaaaaccacaacagacaCGGGGCCGACGCCTGTGGGCAAAGTATTACTGACGTCCAGACGCCATCAGCGACGACCGTCTGAGAGTGGAACCACTCGAGCGTGACCTCATctcgatgggggggggggaattttACGATCACAAATGCTTTGGAGAGATCGATACAGAAGAGGGCAGAAcagaattattttttatcaaatgacTGAACCTGCAGCAGTTATTGTGCCGTGGCCCTCgggggggccggggggggggggggaccggaCGGCTGCTGTGTGTTTAGTGAGTCAATAAAGGTGCAGTTGTACTTTAACCAGTGGCTaagtttgaatttaaatcagAACAGATGAGTCAAAGCAAACGTGACTCAGACTCACActcaatgataataataatgcatttttatttttagagcgCTTCTCGTGATACTCAGACACTTCACTTACAGTTTAAAGAAGAAGTtagaaacattaaaacacaacatcattacacattaaaatcaataatcaatgaaAGAAGCCATCATCCTCACACGTTGGTAAAAACAAaggtaaattatttattatttaaaaacagacaccGACTTCAATTATTTACAGATCATGTGAAGCTCAGTGTCACAAAGAAATCTACATGAATGTTCCCTGGATCAAACATGTGACTTTACACAGCGAATGATTTACGTGCATCTGTTGATGGATGAGAGTGAATCAACGTCTCCGACCGGCTCGGCACGACTGAGTCATTTATAAACTCATTTGAATCAACGTGCGCTTTTCATTCAACATTGAAATGGACCAGAAAGAGGAATTCTTACAGTGAAtcagtttctgcagcttttcagTGGTGACGCAGTGAGAGCAGCCGGAGACGGGACCAGTGAACGCATCACCTGCTCTGTCTGAGTCGGTCACTTTAAATCCACAGCGCTGCCTACCTGTTGGCATGTggcctgtgcacacacagacacacacagacacacacacacacacacacacacacagacacagacgtgGACTTTGAACCTGCAGTGAGATCACGACACAGAGCAGGTGCTGAACCTGCCGGGGTCAAAGGTTAAATATCACTCTGGAGCAGTTATTAGCAGGCAAGGCtgaagaggtcaaaggtcaatgagGTCACAGCCTGCCCCCCCGCCCTGTCTGGACTCCACATTAACAGTCCGGTAACGCACTTTGTGCTTTTACGTGGACCAACTCCGCTGTCTCTATGGTAACACaaagacctgtgtgtgtgtgtgtgtgtctgtgtgtgtgtgtgtgtgtgtgtgtgcacgctgaCTCATAGCACTGACCAACccttccccttctccccccccccccaacaatcCAGCACAATCCCTCCTTCTATGGAGAGCTCTGCCCTTTAaatgaagaagtgtgtgtgtgtgtgtgtgtgtgtgtgtgtgtgtgtgtgtgtcagccctgatttgactgtctctctctctctctctaacaaactgtctctctttctgtggaTTGAAACAGGCTGATTTTCATATTTCCATGTAAACAATCCGATAAAGGTCACTTTCAGTCTTAGTCTCGTCGTTAAAGACATTTTGGACGTTAATGTCCATTTAAAGAGTTTTAAGGTCAGATTCTTGGACGCGAGCCGACATCGACGGTGATGTTGACGGACGAGGTTTGGGAAGGAAGTGTAAACACCTGCAGCAGGTGGTGAATATTCTTCTGTCACCACATCGGAGGCTCTTCACCCAGACGAGCTCCTCAGGGTTCTTCTCATCAGAGCTGCATCTACAACTAAATACTGCAAGTCACTACAACAAGATGTTAACCACTGTGACATGACGAAGAtaaatatagtaaaataaagtattgtacctttaaaaaaactttttttaattttaaataaagtaacaTAATTAAgttataaagttaaataaaatactgtttttcaatttttttttatgaagtcagtgaataaagttaaagttaataaatgtattgttattcTAAAGTTTCAAAAGTGTAATAAATTACTGTTAAtactgttaaataaataattgttggaataaatatattgtaaagTAAAGTTTTAAGTACTTCAAAGTTCAATAAGTAAAGTATCTTACCACAGTATTAAATTATTTCTGCTCCATGTCGGTAACTTCTACGACGACAGAACTCCAACATCGTTCAGAGAACTGATCCAGTTTTCTGGTGCGTTGACGACGTTGAACACATCAGAAGAAACTTGTTGACTTGTAATAGTTTATAATGAATTCACAGTTTTTTTATCAGGTTTATCCAGGTTTATAAAACCTGCCCTGAAGGCGCAGTAACAGCTCCCAGGAGAGTTGTTCCATTTCACTGGACGTGTTAATGTTCACATTAAACTCTCATCGCTTTGCTCAGCAACCGTTTCAGTTCATTACATGATCACTGATTTACAACAGGTGATTTGAATCAATAGCACGTTCACCTGCAGTTTGACAGACGCACAACTTCCTGTCGCTCTCTGCTCCTCGTCGCCAGGGAAACAAACTGTCATGGCGTCCGTTAGCCAACAAGTGGCTTCTGCTCCCCCCAGGAAACTGCAGCATTTGAACTTCAGCGGCTGAAAGACGTAGTCGTCAGTGAGACACGTCGGTGACGACAGCCCTCTGTTACTGCAGCTGCagtcagattttaaataaagaccTGATCTTTAAACTGAATCtgctatttttaaaaacagctgcaTTCAAGATGGAAATTCCCTCGTTTGAAGTTTCCCTCTCAGGTTTTTCCACTGTGAACGAGGTCAGGACGCTGGGAAGCAGCTCTGAGTTCCTCTGTTAGTCAAGATGTCTGTTGTGAAGCTTCGTGTGTCGCTGGTGAGAACTTTTCTGTGAACTCAAGAACTTCCCCTGCATCTTGATTCGTGAAAGTCTGGTCGACCCCGAATAATCCTTTTCCTTTGCCTGAGGAAAGACTCTGACACGCGGTCGCAGCAGCTACGGAGAATTCAACAATTAGGTCAAAGCAAAGCTACAAACATGTAACTTCACACTGCATCAACAACGGCTGGATAATATCCTGCAATGTTCTTTAGATCTGGGATTAAGTCTCATATTTAATTTCAGGATCGACCGATGAACCAAAGAGTCGTGGAATCCTGAATCTTTGGTTAATGTTAGGAGACGATGTTATTGACCAgacttaattaattaattgaatgAGTTTCACACACAGTTGTTCTACCAACATCGTTCTGACTTTAAAGTTGTGGATAAGAAGTaagtaagaaaaaaactaaataatttgtCGACTCGCTCCAAATAATCTCAGAAATCTATTTTTTgccaacacacactcaacatGATGTTTCCAGGACAACAGATGGTCGACCATCACAATCCGTCTTTATATGAACACACTCGTTCTTCTGATGAAACCTCGATCCAGACTTTTCATGCAGCGCCACTGTTTcgtcaaaaatgtaatttcctccGATATTTGGGATTTTACGACCAAATAACAGCAAAATTAACGTCGTTCCCATCGACCTCAGCTGCACTTTGCGTTTAGTGCTAATTATCAAATGATGCTGGTGCTAATtatcaaacattaacatgtCGTTCAGTGTTTAAACATGCAGATGTTGGCGTTTAGCCTCAGTTCAGCCGCACTGAGCCACGAGCTCGGCTGTGgactctccatcttctctctgacgttaaaaagacattttctccACTAGACTTGAACATGaataaagataaagagagaaattTAACTTAGCTTGGTCTGGTGATTTCCTCACAAGGGTTATGTACTAAAGCAGGAGATCATCAGCagatctttgtgtttctgtcgggttgtcaacattttcactttctcctGCTTTTAAAGGCCCAGATGTGATTGTGTTACATGGAGTGTGTTGCTTTTGTGTGGTGTTAGTCGTCTACTGTCGAACAAGATGATGTCAAAGTAActtaaagcaaagaaaatagacgtaagtgtgtgtgagtgtgtgttcacaggtTACAACAGGTATGATAAGAGATGGAGATATGTCTCAGTATCTGCAGTGGTGAAGGTCgtgggggagggggtggggggggtacCTCGTCACAAAGGGGCCTTTGTagagcacactcacacacacacaccaacacacacagacacacacacacacacacacagacacacacacacagaggcccaCATTAGTTTTCctagaacacacacattcctaaaCGTGGACATCAGTCAGCAGAACGtaatcctctgtgtgtgtgtgtgtgtgtttgtataggTACTGGGGGCGGGGCTTGTCAGACAGGTACTTACATCCagttgaaatgtgaaaaacacctcagaCCAAGTGAACTGGAGTCACACGcgtgtttctgtctgttgaACATGTGAACGTTCTGTATGACCAGAGTCAGACGTGTTCTCACTGAGCGTGCTCGGCCACGTGGCGTTCAGGTGGCGTCCAAACGAAGCCACTTTGAAGAACCGCCTCTTGTCCTCCAACGTGAACCGAGTGCGAGCGCCGGTTCAACTCCTTCTGACAActtgtgttgtttctctgagTCGATGTGTTGCACtcgctgttttaaaaaaagattgtgGTTTCAACAAACCTTGGATCAAGTTCTTTGGCTGAAGAATCACAGAGAACTGGTTTGAGATGAGCTACTGGTTCGAGATGAGCTACTGGTTCGAGATGAGCTACTGGTTCGAGATGAGCTACTGGTTCGAGATGAGCTACTGGTTCGAGATGAGCTACTGGTTCCTGGAACTGTCTCAGTGGAGGATCTGTGGCTCAGAGTAGAACCaccatctttgttttctgtggaaaataaaaacaggaaacagacaaactgctgtCATGGATGAGCCAGAGTCAACTTCTCtaaatgtaaaatttaaatgatcataattattgttgttttcatgcgTCTATAAACTCGTCTGAATGTCACTGAGgttgttttcattcagaaagaaaaacaacacttttctaatataaaaatgtaaagaagCTAAAACCTAAGAACGAACGTCTACAGGATTGTGTGTAaaacagagatgaagaagaggacgaGAACAAAACATGCGTTTAACATATCATGAAATCTCCTCTTTCATTCAGACCAAGCAGTTTATTTCAGCCGATCTATCGAGAACCTTGAGAACCGTGGAAGGaactcagcctctctctccatctctgtctatCTCGGTCGCCCCCTCAGGGCTGTGATTGTGTTTGAGCCACTGAGACGACTCAATAcaaggattgtgtgtgtgtgtgtgtgtgtgtgtgtgtgttttatgtggagccaaaaatcaaaaacacaagaaacgTAATTTTGgttgtgcatgcatgcatgtgtgtgtgtgtgttgtcttgcCACCTGTTCCAACAACACAAGCGAAGTGGAACGGAATCCTGCCtgaggcttcacacacacacacacacacacacacacacacacacacacacacactaagaagTAGGAAACAGGCGACAGTAAATGCAGgcgcagggaggaggaggaggaggaggagtgagggtttggtgaagaggaaaaaatgaggaggaggaggaggagggataaagggaagaataaaacacacacactttacacacgCTCTAAATGTCaccatgtacagtatgttacctgcgtgtgtgtgtgtgtgtgtgtgtgtgtgtttgaaacaggCTGGGTAGCAGGTGGTATGACTCACGAGAGGAGTAGGTCGCTGcccttcaccacacacacacacacacacacacacacttacctgtaggcagggtcagaggtcagatgctgtacagctgctctgtgctgaaCTCTGTctgcaagaacacacacacacacacacattgttatcATCAGTCCAGATGCTGCCGACGTTAATTCGCTCACAGTGACACTGAGTCTCGTGTTCGGTGAAATAGAGGAAATCTGAAATCTGGTTCAGATTCTGGTTCCTGTTACAATCTGATCCTGATTATTGTCATAATATGAAGATGAAAAATGTAGGTTTATTCCAGAGGAGGTGCTCTGGGTCAAACTGGACCATGGTTCTGTTCGTTTCTTTgggaccaatcacaggaagtagagaaacaatagaagaagaacaTCCTGCCAGTAGCAGTAAAGCAGTAGTTGAAGTAGAAGCAGTAGTATTTGTGAGTATTCCAGTATCAGTAGTACTACTATCACCGCCGGTAGCAGAGGTGGCTTTAGCAGTTGTAGTGTTTTCAGGAACAGAGTGCAGTAATTTGCAGCAGATGCTAAGTGACAGTCAGGACTGTCAGCAGCGAGTCTCCGGAGACACCGACACGACAACTCCAGGACCTTCTGCCAAGTGTACAGTTACTGGCATTCGCCGTGGCAACCGCCTCCGTCTGCCTCCTGACTGACAGGTGACGGCGAGGGAAGTGACAGCTACcggagagcgagggagaaacACGGCTCCATCCATcagagaataaaacataatcaCCAGCAGcgtcttctttttcctccatgtttgattATAACGTCGTCTTGGGCAATTATTGATCGTTGATCAGAGGCTGTGACCCGCTGCCTCgttttccacttcctgtttggtgcGGGCCGCTGCTCATGTTAGCTCGTTGTGCTACGTTGTGCTAACAGCGAGGTGTCAGATCGGCGCCGTGGTGTCGGCTCGGGTCCGTTTCTGAAGATGAGGATGTGATCtgcatcttcatcctcttctccatcctcacctccatcGTCCTCATTTTATAATCATTCTATCATCCTTCTGTCCTCCACCTTCCTCgcgttcatcttcatcactctCGGTGCCCACAATCCCTCATGCTCAGCCGTTCTCAGCCTTCCTCGTTCCAGTGAGGAAGACTCTGACGCACAGAAAGCTCGTCAGTGGACCTTGAGCTTGAATAATTTTGTCGTTCATaaatttatgatttatgattcTTTTAGCCGCATGAATCATTTTCATCTCTCATCGCTCCTCTTTACGACAACCACCTtctcacacacagtgatgcTCGTCTTTATCTTCGTAATCCTCGTCACCtttatcttcctcttcctcgtctttatcatcttcatcgtcCAACTCCTCCGCTCGTGCAGCAGGATTTCACACTGCAGACTATAAACACTGCTTTACCCCTCTGCTACTTTATATGTCTCTGtctccccaacacacacaacacacacaacacacaccaacacacaccaacacacactaatacacaccattacacacagtaaaagacacacacacacagagactgggACGCCCTCTGCCCTCGTCACGCTCTGCCCTGCAGGGTCCAGGGATTTTATGACTGGCAGAAGTGCGTgcgtttgtctctgtgtgtgtgtgtgtgtgtgtgtgtgtgtgtgtgcgtgtgcgtgtgtgtgtgtgtgtgtgtgtgtgttaactgcTTCAGCGCTGAGGCAGAAAATGACGTAGCGGTCAGCTGAGCTCAGGTTTTAtagagtgagtgtgtggggggggggggctgtcttctctccttcctcacaTCCTTCATTTGCatcatttcttctctttctttactttttgcttcacttcctcctcctcctttccttctgtcctgtttccttcctctacttccttccttcttgtactttttcttttccttccttcctttctttacTCTTCCTGCCTTTCTTCTCGCCTCATatcttctccttccttctcccctcttcctctcctcttcttcctctcgtctccttccctctgtctgtctggtttGTATTTAGTATGGCCGCCTCGTTCTTCACCTTGAACCAcctctgcttcctgtgctcAGACTGTGGAGAGGAGATAAGAGGAGGGTGTCGTTCTTTACGAGGCGTTTTCCCTCCGTGTCTGTTTGGATGGGAAACACtcgtcacctcctctctctctgtatctcgCTCTCTCATCGCCTCGCTGCGTTTATCTCCTCCACATT contains these protein-coding regions:
- the LOC117768925 gene encoding protocadherin-1-like isoform X2, with product MAALRWEVPMFLAVVLLVSCNAAPTDILYRVPEEQPPNTLIGSLAADRGLPDTGHLYKLEVGTPYLRVDGKTGDIYTTEIPIDRETLSDCRNLFDGDKCFLEFEVSITDMVKGLGMGPRLIEGRIEVLDINDNTPQFSSPILSLSIPENTHIGALFSIPMATDRDSGTNGVAEYALTTGPDADQLFTLQVAVDSDEKLPQLVVMGNLDRERKDSYDLNIRVVDGGKPARASSALLRVTVTDQNDNAPKFERSHYEAELPENSLLGHSVLQVRANDGDTGINGEIDYSLHQASETVQRLLRIDRSTGIIYVKGQVDREEESFLKFFVVAKDRGPNSKNSKVLVTINVRDHNDNAPAIEIRGIGLVTHQDGVANISEDMPIGTAVALVQVSDRDEGENAVVTSVVAGDVPFQLQPASESANDRKRKYFLQTTTPLDYERVKEYRIEIVAVDSGNPALSSTNSLKVQVTDVNDNAPNFSPAMLEVDFAEGNQPGDKVLDVVATDADSGTNAELAYSIIEHSATRLFEIDSNTGELRVKNLLDREDTERYEFRVAAADKGVPSKTGTATVVVNVLDRNDNDPKFMLSGYSFSVIENMAPLNPVGVVTVTDADKGENARVRLFVEPDNGKFVIQNGTGTILSSISFDREKESTYTFRLRAVDSGDPPRSSYVGVTINVLDENDNAPYVTKPANSSYTYLTPVTQPETRVEVVEAEDIDSGPNAELVYTITGGNPFDLFDISPSSGEITLAQEFTGKHNGLHRLVVRVSDKGKPPRHTTALVHVFVNDTKSNVSVIEALVGHSLYTPLDRDIAGDPNYALAQRSNILYGSLAGIAGVIMVIVAVVVIRHRLQKDTKSGYQAGKKESKDLYAPKQGPKNGKGKKSKKGKAPKPAKPLEEDEEASLQKALKFNLINESVNDSPRIHLPLNYPPGSPDLGRHYRSNSPLPSIQLQPQSPSASKKHQAVQDLPATNTFVGTGDNNSTGSDQYSDYSYKANPPKYSSKQPPHRRVTFSTANQAQDLQDASQHSYYDSGLEESETPSSKSSSGPRVGPLALPEDHYERTTPDGSIGEMEHPENGGASSSSALERGAGLKRLP